The segment TCAAGACGCCCCTCTATCCCTTCTTCCCGGCGATCGCGCTAATCATCGCGGCGGCGGCGCTCGTCGCACTCAGCGTCTACAACTTCTACCTGATGCTGATCTACGTCGGCATCGTCGGGATCGGCTACGTCGCTTTTCTTTGGCATCAAGCGGCCGCGGCGAGCGAAACGGAGCTGGCCGCGGAGAGCGAATAGTCGCCGCGCGGTTTTAGTACGGCTGCGGAATAAACCGGCGTTCGCCCCGCAGGCTGTTCTCGTACGGGTGCTCCTCGTCCCGCTTCGGCAGCTTCACCTTCTTGCGGGGAATGTCTTGATAATTCCCCAAACTGAGCAGGTGCGAGATGCAGTTGAGATGGGCTCGACGTTTGTCGTCCGACGGGACGACGTACCACGGCGCTTCCGGAATATCGGTCGCCGCCATCATTGCGTCGCGAGCCTTTGAGTATTCGTACCAGCGCTTGCGGGCCTCGATATCCATCGGGCTGAATTTCCAGCGTTTGTCAGGCTGGTCAAGTCGCTTCTGGAAACGGCGTCCTTGTTCGGCGTAGCTGACGTTGAACCAATACTTGATCAAGTTAACGCCGCTGCGGATCAACATCCGTTCGAACTCCGGCGCGCTGCGGAGGAACTCTTGGTATTGATCGCCGGTGCAAAAGCCCATCACCCGTTCGACCCCGGCGCGGTTGTACCAACTGCGATCCATCAGCACGATTTCCCCGGCCGACGGCAAGTGGGCGACGTACCGCTGAAAGTACCACTGCGTCAGCTCGACGTCAGACGGTTTGCTGAGAGCGACGACGCGACAACCGCGCGGATTGAGCCGCTCCGAGATCCGCTTGATCGTGCTCCCCTTCCCGGCGCCATCGCGCCCTTCGAACAACACGACCAGACGAGTCCCTTTTTGCTTGACCCACTCTTGCGCTTTGACCAACTCGATCTGAAGTTTTTCGAGCTCCTTCTCGTAATCCTTCTTCTTCATCCGATCGTGAGGATCAAGTTCGACGTCCAAGTCGTCTTCGTGTTTTTTGCCATGATCCGATTTCGACTTGGAAGAGCGTTTGTTCATCGTGGGGACTCTCAAAGCAGCGGGGCGGAGGGCGCCGTACGACTGGCCGGCGTCTTTCTTAGAAATGGTAGCATACGCATAGGGGGATTGTCGTGCGAATCGTGCCGGTCGTAACGACGATGACCGTGGGCGTGTCGCCAGCCGCTCCGCTGACTGATGCGCTCTTCGCGCCGCCGACGCAATCGCAGACGAGTAGGAAGTTCCACCAGGCGAAAAACGATCATTCTCCACGAATCGTTCATTCCATTCCTTTCTTCGGAGGAAACGTTCTCTTAACTAGCGCCCGCTCACTCCCATTGGACGACCGTTTCGGCCAACGCGAGCCCGCTTAAAAAGGCGCCTTCCACTTTGGCTTGTTGACACCAATCGCCGCCGATCGCCAGATGCATCTCGGCGTCCGACAAACAACCGACCGACAGCGGCTCCGGCGGAATCGAATACCGCCAACGATGGGCCGTTTGGTAGGCGACGCCAGGGAGCGACACGCCGGTCGCTGCGGCGAGCGCGGCCAACATCTGCGGCGCGACCACGTCAGGCGATTCTTCCACGTGCCGAGCGCTCCACGCTTGCGTCGCGTGCAGCACCCAACATTCCTGCTCGGCGCTTCGCCCTGGCTTGCTGCTGTCCCGCGCAATCCAGGAAAGGGGCGAATCATGGACGAACGCGCCATCCAGCTCCAGCGGCAACCGCTGCGTAAACTGGACAAGGGTCGCCCAGCAAGGGTTCAGCGTCACTTGCTCGACTTGCGCCGCATAGGTCGGCGCAACGTCGCGCAGCAGCTCCGCCGCTTGCGC is part of the Blastopirellula sediminis genome and harbors:
- the ppk2 gene encoding polyphosphate kinase 2, encoding MNKRSSKSKSDHGKKHEDDLDVELDPHDRMKKKDYEKELEKLQIELVKAQEWVKQKGTRLVVLFEGRDGAGKGSTIKRISERLNPRGCRVVALSKPSDVELTQWYFQRYVAHLPSAGEIVLMDRSWYNRAGVERVMGFCTGDQYQEFLRSAPEFERMLIRSGVNLIKYWFNVSYAEQGRRFQKRLDQPDKRWKFSPMDIEARKRWYEYSKARDAMMAATDIPEAPWYVVPSDDKRRAHLNCISHLLSLGNYQDIPRKKVKLPKRDEEHPYENSLRGERRFIPQPY
- a CDS encoding NAD(P)/FAD-dependent oxidoreductase, with product MKVAIIGAGLSGLICARELSSQHDVRLFDKARGVAGRMSTRRVDPDLRFDHGAQYFTARDPRFQAEVNAWIAAGVAAAWTGPIGVLQCGEISEPAGSPDRYVGVPAMNAPAKYLAEGQTVHLSQRIQTVARTDAGWSLTSERGETFGPFDGLVCTLPTAQAAELLRDVAPTYAAQVEQVTLNPCWATLVQFTQRLPLELDGAFVHDSPLSWIARDSSKPGRSAEQECWVLHATQAWSARHVEESPDVVAPQMLAALAAATGVSLPGVAYQTAHRWRYSIPPEPLSVGCLSDAEMHLAIGGDWCQQAKVEGAFLSGLALAETVVQWE